A single window of Stigmatopora nigra isolate UIUO_SnigA chromosome 20, RoL_Snig_1.1, whole genome shotgun sequence DNA harbors:
- the LOC144213395 gene encoding uncharacterized protein LOC144213395 isoform X2 yields the protein MSDVNQKHHPECQESARNKEEEEEPSASIKKEEGFVDIKEEQEEHFITVGNAYNEEEHQHPLMNVEAAPPYVKEEDIPMWTFEPSKSENEGPSEELREAEPSSGSSSTESSKADNLMAQASASDDATSHSLFFFRKYCGLEWQQPASAVIKKELELTQITQEEPERHQRQERKYHLAITTEEEEDLSFIKKEEEIRRSTIRSEDGPREASKGAEPMNSSSSTEGWQLEEFIAPLSDDVASHSPDDDDDDDDESHKKSHRDYTLCKCSQCGKTLANKSNLKIHMRSHTGEKPFTCLVCGQRFALKGNLKKHARIHTGEKPFSCSICGQSFTQNVNLKSHSIIHTGEKPFSCAVCGQTFALKQRLKRHITTHTGEKPFSCLFCGQGFAFKGNLTKHTRTHTGEKPFSCSVCGRAFSTNQNLKMHTKTHTG from the exons ATGTCAG ATGTCAATCAAAAGCATCACCCTGAGTGCCAGGAGTCTGCTCGCAacaaagaagaggaggaggaaccaTCAGCATCCATTAAGAAGGAGGAAGGATTTGTGGACATTaaagaggagcaggaggagcatTTCATCACAGTTGGTAACGCCTACAATGAGGAGGAGCATCAGCATCCCCTAATGAATGTAGAGGCCGCCCCTCCATATGTTAAAGAAGAGGACATCCCCATGTGGACATTTGAGCCCTCAAAGAGTGAAAATGAAGGTCCAAGTGAGGAGCTCAGAGAGGCGGAGCCTTCGAGTGGGAGCAGCTCAACAGAAAGTTCCAAAGCAGACAATCTCATGGCGCAAGCATCAGCTAGCGATGACGCTACATCACACTCGCTGTTCT TCTTCAGAAAATATTGTGGTCTTGAGTGGCAGCAGCCAGCATCCGctgtcataaaaaaagaattggAGCTCACCCAGATTACGCAGGAGGAGCCAGAGCGCCATCAACGCCAAGAGCGAAAATACCATCTTGCAATCACaacagaggaggaagaagacctttcattcattaaaaaggaagaagaaatcAGGAGGTCAACTATCAGGAGTGAAGATGGCCCGAGAGAGGCCAGCAAAGGGGCGGAGCCTATGAACTCcagcagctcaacagaaggatggcaaCTAGAGGAATTTATTGCTCCGTTATCAGATGATGTCGCTTCACACTCtcctgatgatgatgatgatgatgatgatgaaagtCATAAGAAATCCCACAGAGATTACACACTTTGCAAATGCTctcagtgtgggaaaacattAGCTAATAAGTCTAATTTGAAAATACATATGAGAagccacactggtgagaaaccctTTACTTGCTTAGTTTGCGGTCAAAGATTTGCTttgaagggaaacttaaaaaagCACGCAAGAATtcatactggtgaaaaaccattttcgtgctcgATTTGTGGTCAATCTTTTACACAGAATGTAAACTTAAAAAGTCACTCTataatccacactggtgaaaaacctttttcctgTGCAGTGTGTGGTCAAACTTTTGCTTTAAAGCAACgcttaaaaaggcacattacaacacacactggtgaaaaaccattttcctgcttgTTTTGTGGCCAAGGTTTTGCTTTTAAGGGAAACTTAACAAagcacacaagaacccatactggtgaaaaacctttttcctgctcagtttgtggtcgtgCATTCTCGACCAACCAGAActtaaaaatgcacacaaaaacacacactggttaa
- the LOC144213395 gene encoding uncharacterized protein LOC144213395 isoform X1 produces the protein MILGTQDCKCKILGLGRPDVNQKHHPECQESARNKEEEEEPSASIKKEEGFVDIKEEQEEHFITVGNAYNEEEHQHPLMNVEAAPPYVKEEDIPMWTFEPSKSENEGPSEELREAEPSSGSSSTESSKADNLMAQASASDDATSHSLFFFRKYCGLEWQQPASAVIKKELELTQITQEEPERHQRQERKYHLAITTEEEEDLSFIKKEEEIRRSTIRSEDGPREASKGAEPMNSSSSTEGWQLEEFIAPLSDDVASHSPDDDDDDDDESHKKSHRDYTLCKCSQCGKTLANKSNLKIHMRSHTGEKPFTCLVCGQRFALKGNLKKHARIHTGEKPFSCSICGQSFTQNVNLKSHSIIHTGEKPFSCAVCGQTFALKQRLKRHITTHTGEKPFSCLFCGQGFAFKGNLTKHTRTHTGEKPFSCSVCGRAFSTNQNLKMHTKTHTG, from the exons ATGATTTTGGGGACACAAGAttgcaaatgtaaaatattggGTCTTGGTCGTCCAGATGTCAATCAAAAGCATCACCCTGAGTGCCAGGAGTCTGCTCGCAacaaagaagaggaggaggaaccaTCAGCATCCATTAAGAAGGAGGAAGGATTTGTGGACATTaaagaggagcaggaggagcatTTCATCACAGTTGGTAACGCCTACAATGAGGAGGAGCATCAGCATCCCCTAATGAATGTAGAGGCCGCCCCTCCATATGTTAAAGAAGAGGACATCCCCATGTGGACATTTGAGCCCTCAAAGAGTGAAAATGAAGGTCCAAGTGAGGAGCTCAGAGAGGCGGAGCCTTCGAGTGGGAGCAGCTCAACAGAAAGTTCCAAAGCAGACAATCTCATGGCGCAAGCATCAGCTAGCGATGACGCTACATCACACTCGCTGTTCT TCTTCAGAAAATATTGTGGTCTTGAGTGGCAGCAGCCAGCATCCGctgtcataaaaaaagaattggAGCTCACCCAGATTACGCAGGAGGAGCCAGAGCGCCATCAACGCCAAGAGCGAAAATACCATCTTGCAATCACaacagaggaggaagaagacctttcattcattaaaaaggaagaagaaatcAGGAGGTCAACTATCAGGAGTGAAGATGGCCCGAGAGAGGCCAGCAAAGGGGCGGAGCCTATGAACTCcagcagctcaacagaaggatggcaaCTAGAGGAATTTATTGCTCCGTTATCAGATGATGTCGCTTCACACTCtcctgatgatgatgatgatgatgatgatgaaagtCATAAGAAATCCCACAGAGATTACACACTTTGCAAATGCTctcagtgtgggaaaacattAGCTAATAAGTCTAATTTGAAAATACATATGAGAagccacactggtgagaaaccctTTACTTGCTTAGTTTGCGGTCAAAGATTTGCTttgaagggaaacttaaaaaagCACGCAAGAATtcatactggtgaaaaaccattttcgtgctcgATTTGTGGTCAATCTTTTACACAGAATGTAAACTTAAAAAGTCACTCTataatccacactggtgaaaaacctttttcctgTGCAGTGTGTGGTCAAACTTTTGCTTTAAAGCAACgcttaaaaaggcacattacaacacacactggtgaaaaaccattttcctgcttgTTTTGTGGCCAAGGTTTTGCTTTTAAGGGAAACTTAACAAagcacacaagaacccatactggtgaaaaacctttttcctgctcagtttgtggtcgtgCATTCTCGACCAACCAGAActtaaaaatgcacacaaaaacacacactggttaa
- the LOC144213408 gene encoding ganglioside GM2 activator-like isoform X1, producing MKTVATLALSMLGVLVSSQSQHGWKRINKVKVSGFAWENCGTPEAAVVLETLRVSPDPFTIPGDVTASASGTTSLELRSPLNVNITLEKEVMGFWVKIPCLLDLGSCHYPDICDILNQMIPPGQDCPEPLHAYGLPCRCPFKSGSYALPQSSFFVPFVDAPSWLSNGDYRVRGILGDGVEELSCLKVALSLQWE from the exons ATGAAAACCGTTGCGACGTTGGCATTGAGCATGCTGGGAGTTTTAGTGTCAAGTCAAAGTCAGCACGGCTGGAAGCGAATCAACAAAGTCAAG GTTTCCGGCTTTGCGTGGGAGAACTGCGGGACACCGGAAGCAGCGGTGGTGCTGGAGACCCTCAGGGTGTCACCGGACCCCTTCACCATTCCCGGTGACGTGACGGCGTCTGCGTCGGGCACCACGTCCCTGGAGCTCAGATCCCCCTTAAAT GTTAACATTACTCTGGAGAAGGAAGTGATgggtttttgggtgaaaatccCATGTTTGTTGGACCTGGGAAGTTGTCACTACCCCGACATCTGTGACATTTTGAATCAGATGATTCCACCCGGACAGGACTGCCCAGAACCGCTACATGCATATGGTCTGCCTTGTCGCTGTCCCTTTAAGAGC ggCTCATATGCCCTCCCACAGTCCAGCTTCTTCGTCCCTTTCGTGGATGCCCCATCTTGGCTCAGCAATGGCGATTATCGTGTTCGAGGGATTTTGGGGGATGGCGTGGAAGAGCTGAGCTGCCTCAAGGTGGCACTGTCCCTGCAATGGGAATGA
- the LOC144213408 gene encoding ganglioside GM2 activator-like isoform X2 — MKTVATLALSMLGVLVSSQSQHGWKRINKVKVSGFAWENCGTPEAAVVLETLRVSPDPFTIPGDVTASASGTTSLELRSPLNVNITLEKEVMGFWVKIPCLLDLGSCHYPDICDILNQMIPPGQDCPEPLHAYGLPCRCPFKSSSFFVPFVDAPSWLSNGDYRVRGILGDGVEELSCLKVALSLQWE, encoded by the exons ATGAAAACCGTTGCGACGTTGGCATTGAGCATGCTGGGAGTTTTAGTGTCAAGTCAAAGTCAGCACGGCTGGAAGCGAATCAACAAAGTCAAG GTTTCCGGCTTTGCGTGGGAGAACTGCGGGACACCGGAAGCAGCGGTGGTGCTGGAGACCCTCAGGGTGTCACCGGACCCCTTCACCATTCCCGGTGACGTGACGGCGTCTGCGTCGGGCACCACGTCCCTGGAGCTCAGATCCCCCTTAAAT GTTAACATTACTCTGGAGAAGGAAGTGATgggtttttgggtgaaaatccCATGTTTGTTGGACCTGGGAAGTTGTCACTACCCCGACATCTGTGACATTTTGAATCAGATGATTCCACCCGGACAGGACTGCCCAGAACCGCTACATGCATATGGTCTGCCTTGTCGCTGTCCCTTTAAGAGC TCCAGCTTCTTCGTCCCTTTCGTGGATGCCCCATCTTGGCTCAGCAATGGCGATTATCGTGTTCGAGGGATTTTGGGGGATGGCGTGGAAGAGCTGAGCTGCCTCAAGGTGGCACTGTCCCTGCAATGGGAATGA
- the LOC144213396 gene encoding uncharacterized protein LOC144213396 encodes MRDQKLPIKKEEEDFTWLPGEVLTRQDDLGEASGQAEPENTSTWPQFKEEPEFPPQQIKKEEEDLTWSTFQPFKSEDDLGVVSRGADSLNCSNSTEGWQADNLIAPLSDSDDLLYGNDDDEGLKKNSSGDKLCKTFHCGKKSTLQTHMTHTEEKLFSCSVCGKTFSLKQNLRRHTTTHTGEKRFSCSVCGKAFFQKQNLRTHTITHSAEKPFSCSVCGQAFTHKGSLKLHTRAHTGEKPFSCSVCGQAFTHKGSLNIHTRTHTGEKPFPCSVCGQTFTQKGTLISHTRTHTGEKPFSCSVCGHAFAVKGNLKKHLITHTGEKPFPCSVCGQAFAEKGNLKSHTRTHTGEKPFPCSVCGQAFAEQGNLKKHLTTHTGEKPFPCSVCGQAFAEKGNLKKHLTTHTGEKPFSCSFCGQAFAEKGNLKKHLITHTGENFYLRS; translated from the coding sequence atgagagatcagaaacttccaatcaaaaaggaagaagaagattTCACCTGGTTACCTGGTGAGGTCTTGACGAGGCAAGATGATCTGGGCGAGGCCAGCGGACAGGCGGAACCTGAAAACACCTCAACATGGCCCCAATTTAAAGaagagccagagttccctccacaacaaatcaaaaaggaggaagaagatTTAACCTGGTCAACGTTtcagcctttcaagagtgaagatgatctgggcgtggtCAGCAGAGGGGCGGATTCTCTGAACTGCAGCAattcaacagaaggatggcaaGCAGACAatttaattgctcctttatcagatagCGACGACTTGCTTTAtggcaatgatgatgatgaaggtcTTAAGAAAAACTCCAGTGGCGACAAACTCTGCAAAACCTTTCACTGTGGGAAAAAGTCTACTTTGCAAACACATATGACACACACTGAGGAGAAACttttttcatgctcagtttgtggtaaaactttCTCTCTAAAGCAGAACTTAAGAAGGCACACaacaacccacactggtgaaaaacgattttcctgctcagtttgtggtaaagccttttttcaaaagcaaAACTTAAGAACGCACACGATAACACACTCTgctgaaaaaccattttcctgctcagtttgtggtcaagccttCACAcacaagggaagcttaaaaCTCCACACTAGagcccacactggtgaaaaaccattttcctgttcagtttgtggtcaagcatttactcacaagggaagcttaaacatccacacaagaacccacactggtgaaaaaccgtttccgtgctcagtttgtggtcagacatttacacagaagggaaCCTTAATTagtcacacaagaacccacactggcgaaaaacccttttcctgttcagtttgtggtcacgCATTTGCAgtgaagggaaacttaaaaaaacacctaattacccacactggtgaaaaaccatttccgtgctcagtttgtggtcaagcatttgcggagaagggaaacttaaaaagccacacaagaactcacactggtgaaaagcctTTTccctgttcagtttgtggtcaagcattcgcAGAGCagggaaacttaaaaaaacacctaacaacccacactggtgaaaaaccatttccctgttcagtttgtggtcaagcattcgcagagaagggaaacttaaaaaaacacctaacaacccacactggtgaaaaacccttttcctgttcattttgtggtcaagcattcgcAGAGAAGGGAAACCTAAAAAAACACCTAATAACTCACACTGGCGAGAACTTTTACTTGCGCAGTTAA